The following are encoded in a window of Bos indicus x Bos taurus breed Angus x Brahman F1 hybrid chromosome 4, Bos_hybrid_MaternalHap_v2.0, whole genome shotgun sequence genomic DNA:
- the GPR85 gene encoding probable G-protein coupled receptor 85 isoform X1 encodes MANYSHAADNILQNLSPLTAFLKLTSLGFIIGVSVVGNLLISILLVKDKTLHRAPYYFLLDLCCSDILRSAICFPFVFNSVKNGSTWTYGTLTCKVIAFLGVLSCFHTAFMLFCISVTRYLAIAHHRFYTKRLTFWTCLAVICMVWTLSVAMAFPPVLDVGTYSFIREEDQCTFQHRSFRANDSLGFMLLLALILLATQLVYLKLIFFVHDRRKMKPVQFVAAVSQNWTFHGPGASGQAAANWLAGFGRGPTPPTLLGIRQNANTTSRRRLLVLDEFKMEKRISRMFYIMTFLFLTLWGPYLVACYWRVFARGPVVPGGFLTAAVWMSFAQAGINPFVCIFSNRELRRCFSTTLLYCRKSRLPREPYCVI; translated from the coding sequence ATGGCGAACTATAGCCATGCAGCTGACAACATTTTGCAAAATCTCTCTCCTCTAACAGCCTTTCTGAAACTGACTTCCTTGGGTTTCATAATAGGAGTCAGCGTGGTGGGCAACCTTCTGATCTCCATTTTGCTCGTGAAAGATAAGACCTTGCATAGAGCACCTTACTACTTCCTGTTGGATCTTTGCTGTTCAGATATCCTCAGATCTGCAATTTGTTTCCCATTTGTATTCAACTCTGTCAAAAATGGCTCTACTTGGACTTATGGGACTCTGACTTGCAAAGTGATTGCCTTTCTGGGGGTTTTGTCCTGTTTTCACACTGCTTTCATGCTCTTCTGTATCAGTGTCACCAGATACTTAGCTATCGCCCATCATCGCTTCTATACAAAGAGGCTGACCTTTTGGACGTGTCTGGCTGTGATCTGCATGGTGTGGACTCTGTCTGTGGCCATGGCATTTCCCCCAGTTTTAGATGTGGGCACTTACTCATTCATTAGGGAAGAAGATCAATGTACCTTCCAACACCGCTCCTTCAGGGCTAATGATTCCTTAGGATTTATGCTGCTCCTTGCCCTCATCCTCCTAGCTACACAGCTTGTCTACCTCAAGCTGATATTTTTTGTCCACGACCGAAGGAAAATGAAGCCAGTCCAGTTTGTAGCAGCAGTCAGCCAGAACTGGACTTTTCATGGTCCTGGAGCCAGTGGCCAGGCAGCTGCCAATTGGCTAGCAGGATTTGGAAGGGGTCCCACACCACCCACCTTGCTGGGCATCAGGCAAAATGCAAACACCACGAGCAGAAGAAGGCTATTGGTCTTAGATGAAttcaaaatggagaaaagaatcaGCAGAATGTTCTATATAATGACTTTTCTCTTCTTAACCTTGTGGGGCCCCTACCTGGTGGCCTGTTATTGGAGAGTTTTTGCAAGAGGGCCTGTAGTACCAGGGGGATTTCTAACAGCTGCTGTCTGGATGAGTTTTGCCCAAGCAGGAATCAATCCTTTTGTCTGCATTTTCTCCAACAGGGAGCTGAGGCGCTGTTTCAGCACAACCCTTCTTTACTGCAGAAAATCCAGGTTACCAAGGGAACCTTACTGTGTTATATGA
- the GPR85 gene encoding probable G-protein coupled receptor 85 isoform X2 — MQGGKSSEAATGDKSPFLPVQQDRTFNKPSPLWKRVGAPVGSTEAEVAPAAALATAAAAAAAPALLGETVPLRQGRTRLELKEAPSRRRRRALPGCSVKALRQKKNQQFIERRSYSLSGYPTPTDILMANQVKEKRKHDCRSDPFSLWITFSVKWS, encoded by the exons ATGCAGGGAGGGAAAAGTTCAGAAGCAGCTACAGGGGACAAAAGCCCATTTTTACCAGTTCAACAGGACAGGACATTCAATAAACCCAGCCCGCTCTGGAAACGGGTCGGGGCTCCAGTTGGCTCCACAGAGGCAGAAGTAGCCCCTGCCGCCGCCCTCGCCAcggcagccgccgccgccgcggccccTGCGTTACTGGGGGAGACGGTGCCGCTGCGACAGGGGAGGACGCGGCTGGAGCTCAAGGAGGCTCCATCGCGCAGGCGCCGCCGAGCCCTGCCTGGATGCTCAGTCAAGGcactaaggcaaaaaaaaaatcagcaatttaTAGAAAGAAGAAGCTATAGTCTGTCGGGATATCCAACACCAACAG atatTCTGATGGCAAatcaagtgaaagaaaagaggaagcatGACTGCAGATCAGATCCGTTCTCTTTGTGGATTACATTTTCAGTAAAAT GGAGCTGA